One genomic window of Camelina sativa cultivar DH55 chromosome 5, Cs, whole genome shotgun sequence includes the following:
- the LOC104785656 gene encoding GDSL esterase/lipase At2g38180-like isoform X2, translating to MVVGVPHSLTSTLADIIVRGYAGWNSRFALKVLDQVFPKDAVIQPSLVIVYFGGNDSMDPHPSGFGPHVPLSEFIDNMRQIGEHLLGLSDKTRVIFLTPPPMNEKQIQIVFGGMVKGRSNERCRPYAEALLNLCREINVKGVDIWTAIQQQDDWLNSCFTDGIHFTAKASEIVLKEILKAVREADWKPSLYWKSLPVEFPFDFGVPNSITLCDLELNRNMRYEPDTVSLCEQELTRNEQLESPPPTARL from the exons CATCATCGTTCGTGGTTATGCTGGTTGGAATTCTAGGTTTGCCTTGAAGGTCTTAGACCAAGTCTTCCCAAAG GATGCTGTGATACAACCTTCATTGGTGATAGTCTATTTCGGTGGGAATGATTCAATGGATCCTCATCCATCAGGCTTTGGTCCTCATGTTCCTTTATCTGAATTCATTGATAACATGAGACAAATTGGAGAGCATCTTTTG GGACTTTCGGATAAGACCCGCGTCATTTTTCTTACTCCTCCGCCAATGAATGAGAAACAGATCCAGATAGTTTTTGG GGGTATGGTAAAAGGCCGGAGTAACGAGCGGTGTCGTCCATATGCAGAAGCGTTGTTAAATCTATGCAGAGAGATTAATGTGAAAGGTGTTGATATTTGGACAGCAATACAGCAACAAGATGATTGGTTGAATAGCTGCTTCAC AGATGGGATCCATTTCACAGCAAAGGCAAGCGAGATTGTCTTGAAGGAGATACTGAAGGCAGTGAGAGAAGCGGATTGGAAACCGAGTCTTTACTGGAAGTCATTACCTGTTGAGTTTCCATTTGATTTTGGTGTTCCAAACTCCATAACCCTTTGTGATTTGGAATTAAACAGAAACATGCGGTATGAGCCAGACACCGTAAGCCTTTGTGAGCAAGAGTTAACCAGAAACGAGCAGTTGGAGTCACCACCGCCTACTGCCCGATTGTAA